One region of Triticum aestivum cultivar Chinese Spring chromosome 6B, IWGSC CS RefSeq v2.1, whole genome shotgun sequence genomic DNA includes:
- the LOC123136688 gene encoding 50S ribosomal protein L7/L12 produces MSLSSIARRLCCSRQSSTSRLSVVLARLHSTEAAKDAGAKRYKYPEVYDPYGPMPPASEKVVGLADRIAALPPEEIKQIAPALLLRLNQPAPQAISGQGFSMGSQGGAGAGAAKSEEKKAEKLVFDVKLEKFEAAAKIKIIKEIRTFTDLGLKDAKELVEKAPVILKQSLTKEEAEAIIAKIKAAGGVAVME; encoded by the coding sequence ATGAGTTTGTCTTCCATAGCAAGACGACTATGTTGTTCAAGACAGTCATCCACAAGTCGACTTTCAGTAGTTTTGGCTCGTCTGCACAGCACCGAGGCCGCAAAAGACGCTGGTGCTAAGAGGTACAAGTATCCTGAAGTCTATGACCCATATGGGCCTATGCCACCAGCATCAGAGAAGGTTGTGGGTCTAGCGGACCGCATTGCCGCTCTTCCTCCTGAGGAGATCAAGCAGATAGCTCCAGCTCTCCTTCTCAGGCTAAACCAGCCAGCACCACAGGCAATTTCTGGCCAGGGTTTTAGTATGGGTTCTCAAGGTGGTGCAGGGGCTGGTGCCGCAAAGTCTGAagagaaaaaggctgagaagttgGTATTTGATGTCAAGTTGGAGAAATTTGAGGCTGCTGCAAAGATTAAGATTATCAAGGAGATCAGAACGTTTACCGATTTGGGGCTGAAGGATGCAAAGGAGCTGGTGGAGAAGGCCCCTGTCATTCTGAAGCAGTCACTCACGAAGGAGGAAGCGGAAGCAATCATCGCAAAGATCAAGGCAGCTGGTGGTGTTGCTGTGATGGAGTAA
- the LOC123136686 gene encoding uncharacterized protein, whose product MHKRSKSCEPSRNEQRGGVHGATASDDSITGKVASSSSATAQCSTMTVYLVRINGTEHLVTAVWNKNIINQSFTITIDRHGDGAGGGADDGTLSLKVELKPWPFWSKKGLKSFFLDGHRLDIFWDLRSAKFPASSPEPASGYFVALVSQEQVVLTLGDLKKDAYKRSKCRPSLEDAVPLCRRETVFGRRSFVARAWLDNSRKDHDIVIEASLAGPREPEMAITVDGRALVQVKNLQWKFRGNQTVLVDQSPVQVLWDVHDWIFAGPGSQAVFAFKPGAPPEVDSDEAGLESGRGIPGDPADYSFFLHAWKTD is encoded by the coding sequence ATGCACAAGCGTTCCAAATCCTGCGAGCCGTCCAGGAACGAGCAGCGCGGCGGCGTCCATGGGGCCACGGCCTCCGACGACTCGATCACGGGAAAGGTggcgtcgtcgtcctcggcgacggcgcAGTGCTCCACGATGACGGTGTACCTCGTCAGGATCAACGGCACCGAGCACCTCGTCACCGCCGTCTGGAACAAGAACATCATCAACCAGTCCTTCACCATCACTATCGATCGCCAcggcgacggcgccggcggcggggccgaCGACGGAACGCTCAGCCTCAAGGTGGAGCTGAAGCCGTGGCCGTTCTGGAGCAAGAAGGGTCTCAAGAGCTTCTTCCTCGACGGCCACCGCCTGGACATCTTCTGGGACCTCCGGTCGGCCAAGTTCCCGGCGAGCAGCCCGGAGCCGGCTAGCGGCTACTTCGTCGCGCTGGTGAGCCAGGAGCAGGTGGTGCTCACGCTCGGCGACCTCAAGAAGGACGCGTACAAGCGGAGCAAGTGCCGGCCGTCGCTGGAGGACGCCGTGCCGTTGTGCCGCCGGGAGACCGTCTTCGGCAGGCGAAGCTTCGTGGCGCGGGCGTGGCTCGACAACAGCAGGAAAGATCACGACATTGTCATCGAGGCCTCGCTAGCCGGGCCAAGGGAACCAGAAATGGCGATCACGGTGGACGGCCGCGCCCTGGTGCAGGTCAAGAACCTTCAGTGGAAGTTCCGGGGCAACCAGACGGTGCTCGTCGACCAGTCGCCGGTGCAGGTGCTCTGGGACGTGCACGACTGGATCTTCGCCGGCCCGGGCTCCCAGGCGGTCTTCGCCTTCAAGCCGGGTGCTCCGCCGGAGGTCGACAGCGACGAGGCCGGGTTGGAGAGCGGGAGAGGCATTCCCGGTGACCCGGCGGATtacagcttctttcttcatgcaTGGAAGACGGACTGA